Genomic segment of Peribacillus frigoritolerans:
TTGCCGTGCCCCTTCCACATTATCGAGGATCCATTTCACTTTCGTTCCGGAAAAATAGGCATCTATCAACAATCCCGTTTTATCCCGGAATAAATCATTAAGTCCCTTTTCCTTCAACTCATCACAGATTCCACTTGTTTGCCTGGATTGCCATACAATCGCATTATAGACAGGGGCACCTGTTTCCTTATCCCAAACGACTGCCGTTTCACGCTGATTGGTGATCCCAATACCGGCAATTTGCTCTGGCTTTACACCGGATTCAGATAGTACACCGGCGATCACCGCCAGGATCGATCCCCAAATCTCATTGGCGTTATGCTCGACCCAGCCTGGTTTAGGGAAATGCTGTGTGAATTCCTTTTGGGAGGAATGGACGATTTCCCCCTTTTCATTAAATAAAATCGCCCTCGAACTTGTTGTTCCTTGATCTAATGATAAAATGTATTTTTCCATTGTGTATGCCCCTCCTTTTAATTAACTAGCGATATTTCTGCTATCCAATTCATGTGACTGTTTTTTACCAAAAGCATAGGCTACTATCAATAGTACCAGGCTTGCACCCATAACAGACCAAAATCCTGCCGTTATTTCCCCCATAAAGAATGCTTTATAACAAACGGCACCAAGTGAACCCCCTACAATCGGTCCAACGACCGGAATCCATGAATAGCCCCAGTTGGAATTGCCTTTACCAGGTATCGGCAGCAAAAAGTGAGCGATGCGCGGCCCCAGGTCGCGGGCCGGGTTAATGGCGTATCCTGTCGTTCCCCCAAGTGACATCCCGATCACGACAATCAATAACCCGACTGCGAATGGGTTTAGACCCTCTGTAAAATCATTGGCCCCTATAAATAATAGACCAAGAATAAGGATGAAAGTTCCAATCATCTCACTTAATAGATTTGAAAATGTGTGCGGGATTGCAGGTGAAGTCGCGAATACACCAAGCTTCGCCCCTGGATCATCCGTAGCTTTCCAGTGTGGCAAATAGTGCAGGAATACTAGAGTTGCGCCGAGAATCGCGCCAATCATCTGGGCAACGATGTAACCGGGCACATCACTCCATGGAAATTCTCCAATAATGGCAAACCCTACTGTGACCGCCGGGTTTAAATGCGCCCCGCTTATGGAACCGACTGCAAAAACACCCATGGTAACAGCCAATCCCCACGCAATCGTGATAACGATCCAGCCGGCATCTTTTGCATAGGAACCCTTTAAGGATGAACCTGCCCCAATACCTGCTCCGAATAAAACTAATATCATCGTGCCTAACACTTCTCCCCAAAATGGAGTCATGATAAAACCCCTCCCCTGATAATTTTTTAAACCTTGCCAACAAATAAAAGGAGATCCACAGCAGAACTATCTTCATAAAAAAATTATGAATAGATCTGTTGTGAATCTCCTAGTCTCCGTCACATATATTAACTTGTACTGTAAAATATACTAGGTTATGAAAACGCTGTCAATAATTTGTGAAAAATTAATCTATTTTTCTGTAATTTTTTTCAATTTTCCCT
This window contains:
- a CDS encoding MIP/aquaporin family protein, giving the protein MTPFWGEVLGTMILVLFGAGIGAGSSLKGSYAKDAGWIVITIAWGLAVTMGVFAVGSISGAHLNPAVTVGFAIIGEFPWSDVPGYIVAQMIGAILGATLVFLHYLPHWKATDDPGAKLGVFATSPAIPHTFSNLLSEMIGTFILILGLLFIGANDFTEGLNPFAVGLLIVVIGMSLGGTTGYAINPARDLGPRIAHFLLPIPGKGNSNWGYSWIPVVGPIVGGSLGAVCYKAFFMGEITAGFWSVMGASLVLLIVAYAFGKKQSHELDSRNIAS